TCTCTTAAAACTCACTTATGGAAAAACTTTATCATTCAATGATATTCTGTATAATACTTTCGTTACGTAGCAACCTGGTGTCTGGAAGTTGTTAAATCAGCTAGGCTTAGAATTATACTAGAAGATGACATGGTTATCCACACAAAAGAATGTTGACTTTGTTGGTAAGGGGAGACTTAGTTGATGGTCTATTTGTTTTAAACATCATTATTAATGTTTCCAATTTTGCTTATACTGTTGAGTTTGTTGATGTGTGACATGATAGATTACATCATGTGAATGTTGTATCAATAAAAAACTCAAAGCATTAAATCTTATCTATACATCTTAATCACATGAGGATGGTAGATATTCTATATGTTAGAAGcaaatttatccaaaaaaaaaaaccttttaaacATGTCACTACTATATACacaaatttatttgaattaatttactaaaatttagctttaaaattaaaggaTGAAGTTGATCGTatgtttttgaaatataaaatacaagtagaaaatcaattagataaaaaaattaaaaagttaaaatcagATAGAGAATGAATATAGTGATGAATCTCTTAAAGAATTTTGTGAATTAAATGACATTATTGATAAAATGATTGCACCTTATTTATCTCAAGAAAATGGTATAGTTGCACatgaaaatataacaattaaagaAATGATAAATACTATGTTTTTAAGTTTTGGATTATCTAGAGAAATCATAAATTTAGTCTGCTAATAgaatcataaaattaattaaataaactagTGTTCTAGCATAGCATGTAAGACAGCTTTTAGTAAGAGCAACAGCTTCGGATATTTCAAACAAATTAAACAGGAAGATGTCCGCTTTTACAATACCATCATCTACTGCCTCTAAGAGGCTCTAGATAAGTTGTTTCTCGTCTTATTATCCTTCCCTTATTTAAATTCAAGTTACAAACAAGATCCCGTTCTCCTTAATGGTATCGATAACAATGCCAAGTTTACCTTCAATTCTTTCATCCTTCCTAGGCTCGTACGAAATTGCATATACATCTGCTTCCTTTGATCTCTCTGCAATAAGCTTCCCTATTACCCTACATGCATTGTGATCTGTAAGAGATGGTAGACTGTTTCTAAGATCCTTCGCATTTGTCGTCGCCACTGATATCACTTTGCTAGTTCCTCTATGCATTACCTTTGCATGGATAAATTTCTTCGAAAAGAAAACATTTAGTAAAAATGGCCTCATATACATATCTGTCCTTTGTTTCCATGATTTTTTGTTTGGTCGCTTTGCAGCCTCCCCTCGAGACCTTCTTGTCCAAGCTGATTGTATAAATAAAACCTACAAGTGTAAACATGCTGGCTCTTTATCAAAAGAAATGCAAATCTTAACGGTTATCTGGCTCTGTTTAAAGAGTGAATACAAACAGGCATGGATTTATTGACTAAATGTGCTTACAAGTTACACGGTCTTGCTCTAAATAAAGTAGGCCTTACCCTATATAGTGTCTAGCCAAAGCTAGCAACGAAAGAACTtgctatttttaaaataaggCAAAGATGACGGGATAATAAGTACATctgcaataattttttttcttgaaaacgTGTCGATTGAATAATTATACCTCAGTAATTTCTGTTATATTTTCCTTTCTTGTATTTTTGAAGAATCTTTTCTGTTATTTGTTTGCTCTGTACTTTTGTGACACGTTGTTTTGTTATCTTTAAATATCAAATACCAATCGATATGCCGTACACTGACCTTTTCACATAATTTCCAAGCAAATACTTTTCcctcttttattcttttatttttaatcaaggGATATACTTTTCCTTAACagaatgaaaagagactaacgTTCCAAGATACAGTA
This genomic window from Benincasa hispida cultivar B227 chromosome 4, ASM972705v1, whole genome shotgun sequence contains:
- the LOC120076525 gene encoding 50S ribosomal protein L18-like, which produces MAFTAISSSLPSCSSVRSVPLPKSSSLSWASSFPHVSISRGSPFASFSPAHAKVLFIQSAWTRRSRGEAAKRPNKKSWKQRTDMYMRPFLLNVFFSKKFIHAKVMHRGTSKVISVATTNAKDLRNSLPSLTDHNACRVIGKLIAERSKEADVYAISYEPRKDERIEGKLGIVIDTIKENGILFVT